TCGTTTCTCTCAAAAACGCTGCATTCCCTTATGAAATTCATACTTTCGTTCTCTCAGATATGTTGCATTAAACATGCTGATGAAAGCTATCACTTTCGATGATCAAGCAGTGCAAAGGCACAGAGTTACAATTTTGGAATGTGTGAAGGTATTAGTATTACcaggaaaatattttatacaatGTTAACTGCTAAGTATATcttagagaaataaaaaatgctAATTTGGTTTCTGCTTCCATAACAATATAGGACCCAGATGCTTCTATCCGGAAAAGAGCTCTTGAGCTTGTCACTCTTTTGGTGAATGAAAACAATGTCACACAACTGACAAAGGAGCTAATTGATTATTTGGAAATCAGCGACGAAGATTTTAAGGAAGATCTTAGtgcaaaaatttgttttatcgTTGAAAAGTAAGTATTCTATTTAAGAAATAGAATGACTACTTACTCTGAGAAAGTTGGGGGTCAGGATGATTGGAAAGTTACTGTGAATGTCTAGTTGAttgaagtttttgttgactttttaaattttttgataatgTAGGTTTTCTCCAGAAAAACTATGGTACATTGATCAGATGCTCAAGGTTCTGTGTGAGGTATGGATTCAAACGCGAGAATATGCTCTGTAACGTGTTACCAGTTAATTGCACTCTTTGAAATCGTTTGAGAGTTTATATCTGCTTAAGCTAATTTCAAATGCATTGTTTGTATCTGTCATAACCTATTGTCATCTATTCCATGTTAGTAGGCTGGAAAGTTTGTGAAAGATGATGTGTGGCATGCACTTATTGTTGTCATAAGCAATGCATCAGAGCTTCATGGATATACAGTTAGGGCCTTGTACAAATCAGTCTTGACTTATTCGGAACAGGTAGCTATTTTCTAATGTTAGATTGTGCTCAGTCCTCAATCAGTTGTAACCCTTTCTAATATGGTTTCGTTGAGATGATAACCAGGAGACCCTTGTCCGAGTGGCGGTATGGTGCATTGGGGAATATGGTGATCTGTTGGTTAACAATGTGGGGATGCTTGGTATTGAAGATCCAATAACGGTGAGCATCACAATGGCAATCTTAATTCATTATTTGCTCCATGATAAATATGCAGATGCTTTTGCTTCTTGGGATTTCATTTTTGCTTTGAAAAATATGCAACGAGTATGTGACTGCCTTGAGCAGGTAACGGAATCTGATGCAGTGGACGTTATCGAGGATGCCATTACTCGCCATAACTCAGATTCGACTACAAAAGCAATGGCATTGGTTGCTCTACTGAAGTTGTCATCCCGCTTTCCTTCTATTTCAGAGTATGTCTGACCTCGTTGTGCTATCTGTTTTTATCTCAACTCGTTCATCTGATATCTGCACTTATCCCTTTTCAACTCTACACAAGATGCATATGCGCACTagtatatgaataataaattttggtcTGTCTACAAGAAACTGTAGCGCGTTGCCTTCtgaaaaaagattagaaatatattatacatGTACATCCTGTCCTCAACTCTCTattgataattaaaaagttttctaaaATTCAATGACAGGAGAATTAAAGACATAATTGTGAAGCAGAAAGGAAGCCTTCTCCTTGAAATGCAGCAGAGAGCTATTGAATACAATTCTATAGTTGACAGGCATAAAAATATCAGGTGGAATCCCTTGTGCCTCTCTTCCTCATCTATCTTCTAGTGTAAGTTTTTCATATTCTCTCTCCCTCAAAGCTCATGATAGAGGTATGTGTGCATACAGGTCTTCTCTGGTTGACAGAATGCCGGTACTGGATGAGGCTACTTTCAATGTGAGGAGGGCCGGCTCTTTTCCTGCATCAGTTTCAACCATGGCCAAGCCTTCAGTTAGCCTTCAAAATGGTGTTGAGAAACTTCCTGTCGCTCCTCTTGTGGACTTGCTAGACCTAGATTCTGACGATATCATGGCTGCACCTAGTCCATCTGGTACAGATTTCCTTCAGGATCTTCTCGGTGTAGACTTAGGTTCATCGTCAGCACAATATGGTTAGTTCTTTGGCGGTTCTACAGCTCTTGCGTTCATATTATGGCGTGCTCATCTGCTATGTGTCTCTGAATGaacaagtttttaaaaaaatcattttcctCATTGCCTTGCAAAAGGATAACTCATGTTTGGTCTTCCATTTTTTATCCAATGATTCAGGTGCAACCCAGGCTCCAAAAGCTGGCACAGATCTGTTGCTGGATATTCTATCAATTGGAACACCTTCTCCTGCACAAAACAGCACATCATCTATTGGTTTATTATCAATAGCTGACGTTAACAATAATCCCTCAATTGCGCTAGACACACTTTCTTCACCAGCTCCACCTCACGTAGCAACAACTTCGTCCACCGGTATGTTTGATTTGCTAGATGGTCTTTCTCCAAGCCCATCGAAGGAAGGTAGGAAAAAGTCTTAACCTGAAAAAGATCTGTATAATCATTGAAACTCTTTTACAAAGGTCAATAACAAGTTTTCCTCCTTATTGCAGCCACCAATGGTCCAGCTTATGCACCTATTGTTGCATACGAGAGCAGCTCCTTGAAGATTGAGTTCACCTTCTCAAAGACACCAGGGAATCTGCAAACGACAAATGTCCAGGCTACTTTTACTAATTTATCTCCCAATACTTTCACAGATTTTATATTCCAGGCTGCTGTTCCAAAGGTAATTAcatctatcttctttttttgcttttttcccCTTTATTCATCTTTCCCAATTGATAAAGCAGTAAatagatttcaattttttctttaaccttctctttcttttgtgtaaCTTCCAGTTCCTCCAGCTGCACTTGGATCCAGCTAGCAGTAACACACTCCTGGCAAGCGGTAGTGGTGCCATCACGCAGAATCTAAGAGTCACTAACAGCCAGCAGGGGAAGGTATGGCACATTCTCTGTTCGTCTTTCTATCTAACTTTATGTCTTCAACATTCCGTGCTCAGCATTGATGAATAGCACTTGATGATCCACAACATAATCTATGCTCAAATAAAGATAGGCTGAGCCTGTGGATTCAGTGACTTAACATAACACTAAGGGTTTAATGTTTATTGCAGAAATCTCTTGTGATGCGCATGAGGATTGGGTACAAACTGAACGGAAAAGATGTATTAGAGGAAGGACAAGTCAGCAACTTCCCTCGCGGGTTGTGAAACTCATCGATCAGCCATTGTATTTTCAGCATAAGGACTTGAGTGTTTCTTTCTATCAAACCcaactaaaaaagaaagacaagtcTTGCCCAAGCCGTTGATGCAGCTTTCTCCTTCCAATTTTTTCATCCGTTTTATGAAACAAGTAGTACTTTGGCCTTTGCTTGTGATTTGAGGTTCttgggttttctttttgtacaaAAGTTTTGATGTTTGGAATCGGAAAGTGGTCAAGAAGTAGAATTTGTCTCTCATGTCTCTGAGACTATAAAAAAGATGTGATTTATGACCCATAACCATAACTCATGATGTATCTACTACAGTTACAATTTTCGTCTTGCAAAGAAGGAGTATTGGATTTTGGATCATGTCGTAGTTTGCATGTGTTATTGGATTAAGTCTTTGGTTGATCAACCAACACACATCTCTTATTTGAAGCGAATTCTAATTTTCTGATAGCTAGAAACTGTTAAGTACAGATATAGAGACATTCGAACATGTgttatttattaatgttacCAAATGGTGGAtgttcatttgattttattggATATGATTTTGAAGACAACAGATCAATAAATCATCATTCTAAACATaatctattttcttaaaaacccACCacagaaaattatatatttcgaCTTCACTTTTCCATATTTTCATtctaaacatatatttgtcccaaaaataaaagatagagATAAACCATAAACAGaaattcatttattattttaaatgattatgTGGCTTGATGCGAAATTCATAAAATCAAAGTGGTTTTGACTAATAGTACCATGATATAAATTTCACTTTTCCATATTTTCATtctaaacatatatttgtcccaaaaataaaagataaagataaaccataaacagaaattcatttattattttaaatgattatgTGGCTTGATGCGAAATTCATAAAATCAAAGTGGTTTTGACTAATAGTACCATGATATAAATATCTGCCCAGTCATTTTTGTattaagacaaaacaaaagaatgacttttgtaaatttcaaacttttccagaaatatgtatttttttttttaactttgttaTACTTTTACCAACTcttactaatttaaaattttgtggtAGTTTTGGAAATGCGTACGtgtttatagttttgaatttgaaggaTACAAATTGGGAGTTAAGGgaatttctacaaaaaaatattaatgttaaaCTGAATAGCTACTTTGATTACACATGATTAGTTGCCGAATAAGTTTTAGATAATAGGCTAATAGCTATTACTAAAATATCATTGTctcttcataaaaaaaatgtattataaTATTCTAGTAACATGACGTTGCTTGTACAAGCCTTTCCATTAAACAAGCCTTAGCTTGCAAATATCTCTACTTGACTTTCTCGAGTTGTAATGTAATGAAGAGTTGCATATCACAGTCACACATATCTAAGTTAATTACCCATTTGACAAAACGTGGAATAGTTGAACCCTTTTATTACAATCGTCAATACAACGAtaatattaaagttttatttaatgcatatatatatatggaaagcTTCATGGGTAAATACATCGTAAACGTTGgggaaagaaataaaacacaTCGACGTAAATGACATTCATTATTCAGTGAAAATCTCTAGTTAAATACACCATCCAGTGCCATTCTCTAAttagttttataatttcttttaaaagtatatgttCTAGTGGTTTTGATAataatctttaacaaaaaaaaaaaaaaaagtggttttgataataataatcGTCTCAACTAAGATGTTTATATAGAAAGGGAGTGTTCTGAAATTACATTAATCTCCTTAATTATTTTACCTAACCCCACTCATTTAACCTTTTCACCATATTGAATAGTATTTCTaaacttaaacaaatatttcagcaatttttttttttgcgtcaCCCATTTAATTATCTAATGTGATACACAGGAGGGTAAATAACTTATGTAGGCCAAATTGATATAATCTACCTAATGTATTAATTCACTCCAACTAAGCTAGCGAAGTATATTACCTCGTGAAACATAGCAgttaattagggtttaatcaagaaatataaattgatCGAAATGTGAtgaatttaaaatgattttaactAATGAtcattatgaaataaaattaatatagttACTCAACTTAATTACACAAACTGAGCAATCTATAATTGCAATTATTTTTAGCAACCCGAAATATTGATCTGACgacgatttttgttttgtttttagtataaCACAGCTAGCGATTAATTGGATTAGAGAAAATcatacaaccaaaaaaattaattaataattatttaagaaataagaatcCTTATTCCTTAACTTGACCGAAGCATGGCATGTTACGTAACTGATTCTCTTTATATCCTTTTTGAGAAAAAGgtataatgaaataaataaaaaggttttgaattCGTAACTTGGTGCGGTGAATCGTTCATGATCCAACATCTGTCTATTTCCCCTTTATGAGTCaaacttgaaattttattCAAGCTGAGTCTGTTAAATTAAAGTCATGAAGACCGAAGACCTATTATTTTTCACCTGCTTAATCTAGCAAGAAACTCGAAGCACACGCAAATGATTcatatttagtattttttcaagaagaaaaatgtgtttatGTGGACCAAGAGTTTTTTATCAAAAGGAAGTTGTTTTGAAcctttgacaacaaaaaaagtggACGTCGTTTTGAGCAATGTGTGTTATCAGATAAATATCAGTCAATGCTCACGTCACTCAACTTACTCGAATAATCACTTTTTAGTTACGATATattacaaataacaaaacaaaattattaataaatttatgcaagtatttttttttttttttttttgtttattaaactAAACTGATTGATACAAAGTATGCATCAAATTTATATGccttttacaaaaatttccAATAAACAAGTTGAGAAAAATAGGCAGATATTTAagactatatatttttataaatataaacttcaatattatgaattttcattattttaaaagaaaaagatgatataGTCCCTTTAGAATTACGTGTGTGATTTGCTAATAATAACCTTTTGGTGCGAAAGTCTTAGTAGGTAATATGTATTTTACTGTCTAGAGTTGTCCACTATTTTTCTCATGTCACACAGATTCTTAattcttatattttgtattttcaattAATTCTTCATAATTTATTTCGTTTCTTAACAATTACCACCGAATTGGATAGGTTAAGATAGTTGCCTTGTCTATgtgttcttttatttatctaatttcaTATGTGATGGTGGAGAACCGAAATAACTGTATAATGcacatatcttatatatatatggtcttCTTGCTAACAGAAATCCGTCTTCGCCATGAAACCTTGAAAGGAGTCGGATGAAACTCACACATACGGAGATTTAACGTCAAAAttattgcttttgttttttaatatacaataTGTTGTGTGAGTTtgataataatgattttttatagAGAGTTTATGaaaattacattaattattttacctAACCCCACCACATAACTTTAACATCAGATGGAATCTTCCTAACTTTTACCAAAAGTTTTAGAATTTGCATTTTATTTCATCCCACCTTAATTAACCAGTATAATACATGCATGCaagattaaataaattatgcagaaacaaaaaaaattatattgatttcatctgcttaatatatcaaataccAATTGACTCcaactagaaaaaaaaattgagtaatATTAATTATGCATATTCAAATTAAAGCATTTGAGTAAATACATCACAAATCCAATTATTATAAAcggtaacatttttttatttttttttaagaaaatttcataTACTGAGATTTAGTAAtaagtatataataattatatatatgggtTCCactttgtataatttttttaaattattcgTGAAATTTAAGAAGAACCTCATCCAACTCCTTTAGGTACTTGACAGTTTCGTCGATGATGGAATGTGAATCATCGATGTCTTTGTGAACCTTCTCGAAGTCGAATGTCCATACCACGTGGCTACCATCGCCATCTTCTATCGAAGTAATAGCAATGGTTCCTTTAAGCGTCTTGAAGTGTTTCTGGATTTCAGTGCCACTCATTTTCATTGTCATCGTTTCTCCAAGTCCATATCCTCAAGAATATGATGTAATggtaaagagaaagagttaCAATTTGGTTCAAAAGGGGGCGATCCGTTTCCTTTACGAAAGCTGAAAAGAATTTGTCTGCCGGAGACTTAACGTCAAACTTTACAGGCAAAGCTCCCTTGTCAttgtctatttgttttttttaagagcAAATGTTTTTAGTGGATGTGATATTAATCTTCTCAACTAAGGTGTCTATATAGAGAAAGGTTGATAAAAGTTACATTAGTTACTTCAACTTAAGTTAACTCCATCCACTTTACTTTCTTCACCGTAAGGAATCTCACCAACTTTAGCCAAAAGCTCCAATATTTGACCTTTGCTTTCATCCGCTCAATTATTTAACGTGTTAGGATAAGTAAAATTGTTCATATCGTTTTGATCTGCATAATATACCAATTAACTCCAATCAAGCAAGTATTTTACGTAATAGGTGTTTTTCTAAATACATTATTCTTAAGAAATGTGATCAACAGAAAATCGTTTTGACTAATGACGACTattgtgaaataaattaaCGAAGTCACGAGTTACTCAACTTTCACAAACTGATGAGCAACCTGAATTTTCAATTATGTTTAGCAACCaaattttgatcttcttttttttttaatacatctAGCGATTAACTACttggaagaaaatataaataatgcGACCTAATCTATTTCCCCTGcttaattttgaaagaaactcGAACCATACGCAACTTATCTATATTTAGTACTTTATCatgaagaaaaatgtgaaCATGTGAACAATGTCTTTGATGAAAAGAAAGTGGTTTTGACTAATGTACATCATCAAATAAATATCACTAAATGCTCAAGTCACTCAACTAACTTTAGTTTCAATTACCATACATTAGGAATAGTAATAAAAATCACATTAGAATTTTCACAATATATTATCTGTACTAGATCATAAAAAATAAGCGTGTTACACTGTTacgttcttttttttgtttggttaagcGTGTAACAAAAATGATTCTTCTCTATTACCCTTATTAAGAAATATTATGACTATATGTGCGAACCAATGTGCACGTCACTTTTGCTGGTATGCTGATGAGGATGTCTTAACTCTTAacttttgctatttttttttcttatcagaaataaatattacagGAAATTTAGCGTATGTCTCAATTAAATAATTCTGAAGAGAGATCATATAACCATTTTTTGTCAAGGAAATCACATAACcctcaaagaaaataaaaacctagCTAGCTTGCTAGCTCGCActtaatttatgatttaacTGATTCAACTGCATAGTAGaccactttttcttcttttttggtttataatcaTAATAGACCACTTacttcaaccaaaaaaagtttttgaagtagttgattttgtaagtacattattaaaaatatgattataaacCAATGTGAACATGATCAGTGGCGGATCCACTAAGGAAGGAGGGGTGTCAGTTGACCCAGGTTAAATCTACAAATTAAGTTTAATGCATAGaaatccttaaagagatagCAGCATAGTTGGTAGTTCTCTTTCTGTTGACACCCCTAAACAAGAGTTCGACCCTGCCTTATTACACTTTTGagtaatttttattcttttaacaTATATCTATGACCCCCCTAAAAATAAATCCTCGGTCCGCCATTGAACATGGTGAATGATAAGTGTTaacaaatgaatattataatataactATGTTAGTAAAAGGATTCTAGAGATCATAATAGATACATATATTTACGGTTTCTGAGTTGATGTTAGTGAATCAGATAAAGTGATTGTTCCATTGGAGATGAGAGTTTGTATAAATTTCTTAACTGAAAATGGCAATGCGTGAACGTGTTGTATCATTATGACTCACACattgttattttgttcataatgAGTCTGTTCAAGTAAAGTGGATGTCTACGtggaagaaaataacaaattgtGCAAAGATGATTCATTTCATCTGCTTAATGTAGCAAGTAAATGTGAAAAAAGGATTtgacgaaaacaaaaattgcagGAAcaattacttctttttttttttggtcaagaGAACAATTACTTTTTTAAAGAGTTAATTTATCTACTAACTAAAATTGAGCTTGAAAGACAGCTGCGCGGACGATTTTACCCTTATCGGCTTCTTTAATAAAAGTTGGGTTCCAGGGAACTTTTATCACTTATGccacttttttgaaaaaactgATCTGGACTGCCATCAGTTAATCTGAATGCCACCGAAAATGTGATATACCAGTTGTACCCTTAATgagttgattaaaaaaatgaaaaagaaattcaaaagctaaataaagaaaatcgaGTTCGGAGGCTCCTCTTCGTCgtcgtgttcttcttctttggtcgacgttcatcttcttcgtcggcCACCATCGATTTCCTCATGCCGCCGACTTGAAATCCGGCGTAAAAGCCACGAATTAGGTCAGTTTCTTCTCATATTTCCTTTGACATTGGTGCATTGTGATTTTAGATTGGGATTTTGAATTCTATATAATTCCCAGCTCGATTCAATTTGATAGTTTGATGATTGGTTTGCAAAGTAAAGAGTAATCGATTAGAGGTTGCCGAAACGTTATTTGAGGTGATGAGCAAAGGAATGTAGGTTGAATGTGAGTTGAATTTGAATTCCGAGATTTCATATTAAAGATTTGGGGGGTTTGTGTTTGCAAAGTTTAGATTAACCAATTAGTTTAACGAATAGGTATGTATTAACATTGGAAATCAATTGAAAGGTAACGAATTAGGTTCAGTAGAATCGAGTGCGACGAGAGATTGATTTCAACGTATGATAAGAGTACATGTGGTATAActattaaaatgtttgattggaGTTGAACTGGTTGTATTTTCAGgagcgatgaagaagaagatccacaCTAAGgtacattttgattttggaggATACTATTCTGAAGTGAATGAGTGGATTGGTAAAAATTCACTATATGCTATATCGTTTAAGACGAGTAGTTTGGAGAAGATTAGCTATTCGATGTTAGTTGACAAGATCATGAAGAAGGTTGCGATTGATGAAGCTTTTGTCAAGTTGAAACTGAGTTACAATCTGTCTAAATTTAGGAGAGAGACATATATTGTAGATGATGAGGAtgtcttcatatttttaacaGAATCTGATGAAGAGAGTCGGATTCCTGTTTTGCATGTGGAGGAATTAAATGGTATAGGAGTTGAGAGGAGAGAGGAAATTTCTGTACCGGAGCGTCGAAGTTCAGTTGGTGTAAATGTAATAGAGGATGATGTTTTAAATGAAGTATGTGAGATGGTGCATGATGGATATGATAATGATGTGAATGATTGTGAGAATGTAGTAGGTACGGAGATCGTGGCTGTCGAAAGGCCGATGGAAAGGCCGGTGAATTctgttgaggaagaagatgaggatgataggattgattatgatgatattCACGATATTCCACGAAGTGTAGAAGTTACTCCGCAGGTTATAGAATGGGATGATGGTACGGGTATTGAAATTGGTCAAGAATTTTGTTCAAGGGAGGCTGTGTGGGAATTGGTTAACAGAGCtgcaaagaaagaagttttTGGAGTCTATACTATTAAGTCAGACCCGATGAGACTTATGCTACGATGCCGCCAAGCTTCTAAAGGGTGTACTTGGTATCTAAGAGTTGCGAGAACTaagaaatctcatttttggAGTGTTAGAGTGCATAGAAAGATGCATACATGCTCTCGGAGTGTTGAGACTACAAGCAACAGTATACAGCGAGGCACACCAAGATTAATAGCATCGGTTTTGCATTGTGATTATCCCGGAAATTTAGAGACCCCAACTCCAAAAAACATTATGTCGATTGTAAGAGGAAGACTTGGGGTGCATTGTTCATACTCCACTGCCTTAAGAGGCAAAATGCTACATGTTAGTGATGTGCGAGGGACTCCGGAAAGAAGCTACAcgatgttattttcttatctttacaTGTTAGAGAAGGTAAATCCAGGGACAGTAACTTATGTGGAGttggaaggagagaaaaagttCAAGTACCTCTTCATTGCATTAGGCGCTTGCATTGAAGGTTTTAGGGCAATGCGGAAAGTGATAGTTGTGGATGCAACTCATCTTAAAACTGTGTATGGTGGGATGTTGGTTATTGCAACAGCACAAGATcctaatcatcatcattatccacTTGCGTTTGGAATCATTGATAGCGAGAAGGATGTAAGTTGGATTTGGTTCttagaaaagttgaaaactgTATATTCGGATGTTCCCGGATTGGTCTTTATTAGTGATAGGCATCAAAGCATAAAGAAGGCTGTCAAGACGGTGTACCCGAATGCGCTTCATGCAGCTTGTATATGACATTTGTGTCAAAACATGAGAGATCGTGTGACAATTGACAAGGATGGAGCTGCTGTCAAGTTCAGGGATTGTGCTCATGCATATACTGAGAGTGAGTTCGAGAAAGAGTTTGGTCATTTTACAAGTTTATGGCCTAAAGCTGCTGACTTTCTTGTGAAAGTAGGGTTTGAGAAATGGTCGAGGTGCCATTTTAAAGGAGACAAGTATAACATTGACACTAGTAATTCTGCGGAGTCCATTAATGGTGTGTTTAAAAAAGCGAGAAAATACCACTTGTTACCAATGATTGATGTGATGATTTCTAAGTTTTCTGAATGGTTCAACGAGCATAGGCAAGCTTCAGGTTCTTGTCCAATCACAGCACAAGTTGTGCCTACTGTGGAGAACATATTGCACATTAGATGTCAAGTTGCAGCCAAATTAACTGTGTTTGAGCTTAACAGTTACAACCAAGAATACAACGTGATTGATCTCAACTCGGTAAGTTTTCTGGtggatttgaaaatgaaaagttgtTCATGCAAATGTTTTGATATAGACAAGATCCTGTGTGTCCATGCTATGGCCGCAGCAAGGCACCTCGCCCGCAAGGAAGGGAGAAATGCGAATACAACCATCTACGGACTCTGCTCTGTGTATTACTTGATAGATAGTTGGTCATTGGCCTATTACCGGACGTTGTATGTAGTCCCACATGAGTCGGTTTGGGTTCTTCCTGCCCATATTAAAGAGTTAGTTGCCTTTCCGCCGGAATACACACCAAAAGGACCAGGACGAAATCAAGAGAAGCGGTTTCCATCAGCTGGTGAAGCgcgaaagaggagaaaatcgCAACCTGGA
This sequence is a window from Arabidopsis thaliana chromosome 1 sequence. Protein-coding genes within it:
- a CDS encoding Polyketide cyclase/dehydrase and lipid transport superfamily protein (Polyketide cyclase/dehydrase and lipid transport superfamily protein; FUNCTIONS IN: molecular_function unknown; INVOLVED IN: response to biotic stimulus, defense response; LOCATED IN: cellular_component unknown; CONTAINS InterPro DOMAIN/s: Bet v I allergen (InterPro:IPR000916); BEST Arabidopsis thaliana protein match is: Polyketide cyclase/dehydrase and lipid transport superfamily protein (TAIR:AT1G24000.1); Has 66 Blast hits to 64 proteins in 12 species: Archae - 0; Bacteria - 0; Metazoa - 0; Fungi - 0; Plants - 66; Viruses - 0; Other Eukaryotes - 0 (source: NCBI BLink).); its protein translation is MTMKMSGTEIQKHFKTLKGTIAITSIEDGDGSHVVWTFDFEKVHKDIDDSHSIIDETVKYLKELDEVLLKFHE